The proteins below are encoded in one region of Telopea speciosissima isolate NSW1024214 ecotype Mountain lineage chromosome 10, Tspe_v1, whole genome shotgun sequence:
- the LOC122643769 gene encoding (-)-kolavenyl diphosphate synthase TPS28, chloroplastic-like — protein sequence MYDWAHGSDLVLAVYRDVFQSGQPGIERQETFLGEEEAASKVYFTNEREEKIQSIKLMLGSMEDGVISISAYDTAWVALVEDINESGVPQFPSSLQWIVENQLPDGSWGDRIIFSAHDRILNTLACVIALKSWNIYPERCEKGMVFIRENMSKLENENEEHMPIGFEIAFPSLMEIAERQDLHVPTDIPIIHEIYAKRNLKLTRIPKDMMHVVPTTLLHSLEGMVGLDWEKLLKLQCEDGSFLFSPSSTAFALMQTKDERCLKYLKKAVETFNGGVPNVYPVDLFEHIWVVDRLERLGISRYFKSEIKECLNYVFRYWTEDGICWARNSRVHDIDDTAMGFRLLRLHGHEVSPDAFRHFEKGGEFFCFAGQSNQAITGLFNLYRASQVLFPGEKILEEAKAFSSRFLRDKQASNQLLDKWIITKDLPGEVGYALDFPWYASLPRVEARFYIEHYGGEDDVWIGKTLYRMPYVNNDDYLELAKADFNNCQALHQLEWTTIQKWYTECNLGQFGVGRRELLQAYFVAMASIFEPERASERLAWTRASVLVEAVKSYMEMETTSVDQRREFVNDFNKTLHSCSSNFDIHQTNGIGFWVTRKPEWKTIGKKLLESLLTTLNSIAVETLVTHRLDVRYHLFSAWNTWLFSWCPDGEAGEGELLVRTINLCAGHSISEEHSSHPHYKRLIHLTNSICSHLRGHRKKNSMSISQIDPLMQEMVQLVLRNSDGIDPEVKRAFLTVAKSFYYAAHCNPATINHHISKVLFQSVA from the exons ATGTATGATTGGGCTCATGGTAGTGATTTGGTTTTAGCAGTCTATAGGGATGTGTTTCAAAGTGGCCAACCAGGAATAGAGAGGCAAGAGACTTTCCTAGGTGAGGAAGAAGCAGCTTCTAAG GTTTACTTCAcaaatgaaagagaagagaagatccAATCCATTAAATTGATGTTAGGATCGATGGAAGATGGTGTAATTAGCATATCGGCCTATGATACTGCATGGGTTGCACTGGTAGAAGATATTAATGAAAGCGGTGTTCCTCAATTCCCTTCTAGTCTTCAATGGATCGTGGAGAATCAACTCCCTGATGGTTCTTGGGGTGATCGTATTATATTCTCTGCTCATGATCGGATTCTTAACACTTTAGCATGTGTCATCGCGTTGAAGTCGTGGAACATTTATCCAGAACGATGTGAAAAGG GTATGGTGTTTATTAGGGAGAATATGTCAAagcttgaaaatgaaaatgaagagCACATGCCCATAGGCTTTGAAATTGCATTTCCTTCTCTAATGGAAATAGCTGAGAGACAAGATTTGCATGTTCCAACAGATATTCCAATCATACATGAGATATATGCCAAAAGAAATCTAAAGCTCACAAG GATACCAAAGGATATGATGCATGTAGTGCCCACAACGCTTCTCCATAGCTTAGAAGGAATGGTTGGTTTGGATTGGGAAAAGCTTCTGAAGCTACAGTGTGAAGATGGGTCATTCTTGTTTTCTCCATCATCCACTGCTTTCGCACTTATGCAAACTAAAGATGAAAGATGCTTAAAATATCTCAAGAAAGCCGTTGAAACATTCAATGGTGGAG TTCCTAATGTCTACCCGGTGGACTTGTTCGAGCATATTTGGGTTGTGGATCGTTTGGAACGCCTTGGAATTTCTCGTTATTTCAAATCAGAAATTAAAGAATGCCTCAATTATGTCTTTAg GTATTGGACCGAAGATGGGATCTGTTGGGCTAGAAATTCTAGAGTTCATGATATCGACGATACAGCCATGGGATTCAGACTTCTAAGGTTACATGGACATGAGGTTTCACCAG ATGCATTTCGGCATTTTGAGAAGGGGGGAGAGTTTTTTTGCTTTGCAGGACAATCAAACCAGGCCATTACTGGACTATTTAATCTGTATAGAGCTTCTCAAGTTTTGTTTCCCGGGGAGAAGATTCTAGAAGAAGCCAAAGCGTTTTCATCAAGATTTTTGAGAGATAAACAAGCATCCAATCAGCTTCTAGATAAATGGATAATCACTAAGGATTTGCCTGGTGag GTGGGTTATGCTCTTGACTTTCCATGGTACGCCAGCCTACCTAGGGTAGAAGCGAGATTCTACATCGAACATTATGGCGGGGAGGACGATGTATGGATTGGGAAGACTCTGTACAg GATGCCTTACGTTAACAATGATGACTATCTGGAGCTTGCAAAAGCAGACTTCAATAACTGTCAAGCGTTACATCAGCTGGAATGGACTACTATTCAAAA GTGGTATACAGAATGCAATCTTGGGCAATTCGGGGTGGGAAGAAGAGAGCTTCTTCAAGCCTATTTTGTGGCCATGGCCAGCATATTTGAACCTGAAAGGGCAAGCGAACGGTTGGCATGGACAAGGGCATCTGTGCTTGTGGAGGCAGTGAAGTCATACATGGAAATGGAAACGACAAGTGTGGATCAGAGAAGAGAATTTGTGAATGATTTCAACAAAACATTACACAGTTGCAGCAGCAATTTCGATATCCATCAAACCAATGGTATTGGGTTTTG GGTGACAAGGAAGCCAGAATGGAAGACGATAGGAAAGAAACTCCTTGAATCACTTCTCACAACCTTAAACAGTATTGCAGTGGAGACCCTAGTAACACACCGCCTAGACGTACGATACCACTTATTTTCCGCA TGGAACACCTGGTTATTTTCATGGTGCCCCGATGGAGAAGCAGGTGAAGGAGAGCTTCTAGTGCGCACTATAAACCTTTGTGCCGGACATTCCATCTCGGAAGAACACTCCTCCCACCCTCATTACAAGCGTCTCATCCATCTTACCAACTCAATCTGTAGCCACCTTCGTGGCCATAGGAAGAAGAATAGCATGAGTATTAGCCAAATAGATCCCTTAATGCAAGAGATGGTTCAACTTGTTCTCCGGAACTCCGATGGCATTGATCCTGAAGTGAAGAGAGCTTTCCTCACCGTTGCTAAGAGCTTCTATTATGCTGCCCATTGCAACCCTGCCACCATCAACCACCATATTTCCAAAGTTCTCTTCCAGAGTGTGGCTTGA
- the LOC122642515 gene encoding probable linoleate 9S-lipoxygenase 5 has product MKKNVLDLNDLHSSMLDRVHEFLGKGVSLQLISAVNGDPAKEIRRNVGKPAFLEEWITKITPLIAGASTYNVTFDWDEEAMGIPGAFIIKNMHHSEFYLNTLTLEDVPGKGSIHFVCNSWVYPSHHYKYDRVFFANQSYLPSDTPESLRKYREEELVNLRGDGAGELKEWDRVYDYAFYNDLGDPDKGSEYARPVLGGSTQYPYPRRGRTGRKPTNTDPNTETRLPLVMSLNIYVPRDERFGHLKMSDALAYALKAVVQFLQPELKDFCDSTPNEFDSFQDIFELYEGGIQLPNDPTLNKGDTIPLELLKELVRSDGEGHLKFPTPQVIKEDKFAWRSDEEFAREMLAGLNPVCIRRLEEFPPASKLDPIVYGNQTSSITREHIEENLNGLTIDEAIENNKLFILDHHDALMPYVRRINTTSTKTYATRTLLFLKEDGTLKPLAIELSLPHPDGDQHGAISKVFTPAEQGVEASVWQLTKAYAAVNDSGVHQLISHWLHTHAAIEPFVIAMNRQLSVLHPIHKLLQPHFRDTMNINALARQVLINAGGALEHTVFQDKFAMEMTAMDYKSWVFTEQSLPADLIKRGMAVPDSNSPHGLSLLIEDYPYAVDGLEIWSAIEAWVHDYCSFYYPKDEIIQSDSELQSWWAELRDVGHGDKKDEPWWPKMQTLDELTQTCTIIIWIASALHAAVNFGQYPYGGYLPNRPSISRHFMPEPGSPEYAELESDPDTVFLKTITSQLQTLLGMSLIEILSRHCSDEVYLGQRDTPEWTSDTTPLKAFEEFGKRLVKIENRIIEMNNDKRWRNRRGPVNMPYTLLYPDTSNYTGVGGLTGRGIPNSVSI; this is encoded by the exons ATGAAAAAGAATGTTTTGGACTTGAACGATTTACACTCATCGATGCTTGACAGGGTTCATGAGTTCTTGGGAAAAGGAGTTTCACTGCAGCTCATCAGTGCTGTTAATGGCGACCCTG CAAAGGAAATACGAAGAAATGTCGGAAAACCCGCATTCTTGGAGGAATGGATCACAAAAATTACCCCATTGATCGCTGGTGCATCTACTTACAATGTCACATTTGACTGGGATGAAGAGGCCATGGGAATACCAGGAGCTTTCATCATCAAGAACATGCACCACAGCGAGTTCTACCTCAATACTCTCACACTTGAAGATGTTCCTGGAAAGGGTTCTATCCACTTTGTCTGCAATTCTTGGGTTTACCCATCTCACCATTACAAATATGATCGTGTTTTCTTCGCTAACCAG AGCTACCTACCAAGTGATACACCAGAGTCTCTACGCAAGTACAGGGAAGAAGAGCTTGTGAATCTAAGGGGAGATGGGGCAGGAGAGCTCAAGGAATGGGATCGAGTGTATGACTATGCTTTCTATAACGATCTGGGTGATCCTGATAAGGGTAGTGAATATGCACGCCCTGTTCTTGGAGGTTCAACTCAATACCCTTACCCTCGCAGGGGAAGAACTGGTCGAAAACCTACAAACACAG ATCCTAATACTGAGACCAGATTGCCACTGGTAATGAGTCTGAACATTTATGTTCCAAGAGATGAACGATTTGGACACTTAAAGATGTCAGATGCCCTTGCATATGCATTGAAAGCTGTAGTTCAGTTCCTGCAACCGGAACTAAAAGATTTCTGTGATAGCACCCCTAATGAGTTTGATTCCTTCCAAGACATATTCGAACTCTATGAGGGAGGGATCCAACTCCCTAATGACCCAACACTCAACAAAGGGGACACAATACCCTTGGAGCTGCTAAAGGAACTCGTTCGCTCAGATGGTGAAGGGCACCTCAAATTCCCTACGCCCCAAGTGATCAAAG AGGATAAGTTTGCTTGGAGATCAGATGAAGAATTTGCTCGAGAAATGCTTGCTGGATTGAACCCTGTTTGCATCCGCCGACTTGAA GAGTTTCCCCCTGCCAGCAAACTTGATCCCATTGTATATGGCAACCAGACCAGTTCAATAACTAGAGAGCACATTGAGGAGAATCTAAATGGATTAACAATAGATGAG GCCATTGAGAACAACAAGCTCTTCATATTGGATCATCATGATGCATTAATGCCATACGTGAGGCGTATAAACACCACTTCGACAAAGACCTATGCAACCAGAACTCTCCTCTTCTTGAAAGAAGATGGGACATTGAAACCACTGGCAATTGAGTTGAGTCTACCACATCCAGATGGTGATCAACATGGTGCAATTAGTAAGGTCTTCACCCCTGCTGAACAAGGTGTTGAAGCCTCAGTGTGGCAATTGACCAAAGCTTATGCAGCTGTGAATGACTCTGGTGTTCACCAGCTTATCAGTCACTG GTTACATACGCATGCTGCGATTGAGCCATTTGTGATTGCGATGAATAGACAATTGAGTGTGCTTCATCCAATCCATAAGCTTTTACAGCCTCACTTTCGGGATACCATGAACATCAATGCCTTGGCTCGGCAGGTCCTTATCAATGCTGGCGGAGCATTGGAGCATACGGTTTTCCAAGATAAATTTGCAATGGAAATGACTGCTATGGATTACAAGAGCTGGGTTTTCACTGAGCAGTCACTGCCTGCAGATCTCATTAAGAG GGGGATGGCAGTTCCAGACTCAAACAGTCCTCATGGCCTCAGCCTTTTAATTGAGGACTACCCTTATGCTGTTGATGGCCTTGAAATATGGTCAGCCATTGAAGCTTGGGTCCATGATTACTGCTCTTTCTACTACCCCAAGGATGAGATAATCCAAAGCGACTCTGAACTCCAATCTTGGTGGGCAGAGCTCCGTGATGTAGGCCATGGTGACAAGAAGGATGAGCCATGGTGGCCTAAGATGCAAACACTTGATGAGCTAACACAGACATGCACCATCATCATATGGATAGCTTCAGCCCTCCATGCAGCTGTTAATTTTGGACAGTACCCTTATGGAGGTTACCTCCCAAACCGTCCAAGCATAAGCCGTCATTTCATGCCTGAACCAGGTTCTCCTGAGTATGCTGAGCTTGAATCAGACCCTGACACAGTCTTCCTGAAAACAATAACTAGCCAACTCCAAACCCTCCTAGGTATGTCCCTTATTGAGATTTTGTCCAGGCATTGTTCTGATGAGGTCTATCTTGGTCAAAGAGACACTCCAGAGTGGACATCAGATACAACACCATTGAAAGCTTTTGAGGAATTTGGAAAAAGGCTAGTAAAGATTGAAAATAGGATTATAGAGATGAACAATGACAAAAGGTGGAGGAATCGAAGAGGGCCTGTCAATATGCCATACACCTTGCTTTATCCAGACACTTCCAACTATACTGGTGTTGGTGGGCTAACTGGAAGAGGAATACCCAATAGTGTTTCAATCTAA
- the LOC122642516 gene encoding probable linoleate 9S-lipoxygenase 5, translating into MKIKGSVVLMKKNVLDLTSISDSLLDRVYELFGKGVSLQLISALNTDPDNEMRGKVGKPAFLGEWITKITPLIAGATIYNITFHWDEDMGTPGAFIIKNMHHSEFYLKTLTLEDVPGKGCVHFICNSWVYPAQHYKHDRVFFANPSYLPSETPEPLRKYREEELVNLRGDGTGELKEWDRVYDYAFYNDLGEPDRGSNYARPVLGGSTEYPYPRRGRTGRKPSNTDPNTESRLPLLLSLDIYVPRDERFGHLKMSDFLAYAFKSINELLYPELKDFCERTPYEFETFQDVLELYEGGIQLLNGPTLNKIENKIHLELLKKLIPSDGEGILKYPMPQVIKEDKFAWRTDEEFAREMVAGVNPVCICRLEEFPPTSKLDPNAYGNHTSSITREQIEEKLNGLTVDEAIENNKLFILDHHDTLMPHLRCINTTATKTYATRTILFLQDDGTLKPLTIELSLPHPDGDQHGAINKVFTPAEQGVEASVWQLAKAYAAVTDSGIHQLMNHWLHTHAVIEPFVIAMNRQLSVLHPIHKLLQPHFRDTMNINALARQVLINAGGLLENTVFPEKFSMEMSALFYKSWVFTEQSLPADLIKRGIAVPDSNSPHGLRLLIEDYPYAVDGLEIWSAIEAWVHDYCSFYYPKDEILQSDSELQSWWAELRDVGHGDKKDEPWWPKMQTLAELTQTCTIIIWIASALHAAVNFGQYPYAGFLPNRPTISRRFMPEPGSREYAELESDPDNVFLKTITSQFQTLLGISLIEILSTHSSDEVYLGQRDTPDWTTDTAPLKAFEEFGKKLVKIENRIIEMNNDKRLRNRMGPVKMPYTLLFPDTSNYAGVGGLTGRGIPNSVSI; encoded by the exons atgaagatcaaAGGATCTGTTGtattgatgaagaagaatgttTTGGACTTGACCAGCATAAGCGACTCGCTGCTCGACCGTGTCTATGAACTCTTCGGAAAAGGAGTTTCGCTGCAGCTCATTAGTGCTCTTAATACCGACCCCG ACAACGAAATGCGGGGAAAGGTCGGAAAACCCGCATTCTTGGGGGAATGGATCACAAAAATTACACCTTTGATCGCTGGTGCAACTATTTACAACATCACATTTCATTGGGATGAAGACATGGGAACACCAGGAGCTTTCATCATCAAGAACATGCACCACAGCGAGTTCTACCTCAAGACTCTCACACTCGAAGATGTCCCTGGAAAGGGTTGTGTCCACTTTATCTGCAATTCTTGGGTTTACCCAGCTCAACATTACAAACATGATCGTGTTTTCTTCGCTAACCCG AGCTACCTACCAAGTGAAACACCAGAGCCTCTACGTAAGTACAGGGAAGAAGAGCTTGTGAATCTAAGAGGAGATGGGACAGGAGAGCTCAAGGAATGGGATCGAGTCTATGATTATGCTTTCTATAACGATCTGGGTGAACCTGATAGGGGTAGTAATTATGCACGCCCTGTTCTTGGAGGTTCAACTGAATACCCTTACCCTCGTAGGGGAAGAACTGGTCGAAAACCTTCAAACACAG ATCCTAATACTGAGAGCAGATTGCCATTGTTACTGAGTCTGGACATTTATGTTCCAAGAGATGAACGGTTTGGTCACTTAAAGATGTCAGATTTCCTTGCATATGCATTTAAATCCATAAATGAGCTTCTGTATCCGGAACTAAAAGATTTCTGTGAGAGAACCCCTTATGAGTTTGAAACCTTCCAAGATGTATTAGAACTCTATGAGGGAGGGATCCAACTCCTTAATGGCCCAACACTAAACAAAATTGAGAACAAAATCCACTTGGAGCTGCTAAAGAAACTCATTCCCTCAGATGGTGAAGGAATCCTCAAATACCCTATGCCCCAAGTGATAAAAG AGGATAAGTTTGCTTGGAGAACAGATGAAGAGTTCGCACGAGAAATGGTTGCTGGAGTGAACCCTGTTTGCATCTGCCGTCTTGAA GAGTTTCCCCCTACCAGCAAACTTGATCCTAATGCGTATGGCAACCATACCAGTTCAATAACCAGAGAGCAAATTGAGGAGAAACTAAATGGCTTAACAGTAGATGAG GCCATTGAGAACAACAAGCTCTTCATATTGGATCATCATGATACATTGATGCCACACTTGAGGTGTATAAACACCACTGCCACAAAGACCTATGCAACCAGAACAATACTCTTCTTGCAAGATGATGGGACCTTAAAGCCACTGACAATTGAGTTGAGTCTACCACATCCAGATGGTGACCAACATGGTGCAATTAATAAGGTTTTCACCCCTGCTGAACAAGGTGTTGAAGCCTCAGTGTGGCAACTGGCCAAAGCTTATGCAGCTGTTACTGACTCTGGTATTCACCAGCTTATGAATCACTG GTTACATACGCATGCCGTGATTGAGCCATTTGTGATTGCGATGAATAGACAATTGAGTGTGCTTCATCCAATTCATAAGCTTTTACAGCCTCACTTTCGGGATACCATGAACATTAATGCCCTGGCTCGGCAAGTCCTCATCAATGCTGGTGGACTGTTGGAGAATACAGTTTTCCCAGAGAAATTTTCAATGGAAATGTCTGCTTTGTTTTACAAGAGCTGGGTTTTCACTGAGCAGTCACTGCCTGCAGATCTCATTAAGAG GGGGATAGCAGTTCCAGACTCCAACAGTCCTCATGGCCTCCGCCTTTTAATTGAAGACTACCCTTACGCTGTTGATGGCCTTGAAATCTGGTCAGCCATTGAAGCTTGGGTCCATGATTACTGTTCTTTCTACTACCCTAAGGATGAGATACTCCAAAGCGACTCCGAACTCCAGTCTTGGTGGGCAGAGCTCCGTGATGTAGGCCATGGTGATAAGAAGGATGAGCCTTGGTGGCCTAAGATGCAAACGCTTGCTGAGCTAACACAGACATGCACCATCATCATATGGATAGCTTCAGCCCTTCATGCAGCTGTTAATTTTGGACAGTATCCCTATGCAGGTTTTCTCCCAAACCGCCCAACCATAAGCCGTCGCTTCATGCCTGAACCAGGTTCTCGTGAGTATGCTGAGCTCGAATCGGACCCTGACAATGTATTCCTGAAAACAATAACAAGCCAGTTCCAAACCCTCTTAGGTATATCCCTTATAGAGATTTTGTCCACACATTCTTCTGATGAGGTCTATCTTGGGCAAAGAGACACTCCAGACTGGACAACAGATACAGCACCATTGAAAGCTTTTGAAGAATTTGGAAAGAAGCTAGTAAAGATTGAAAATAGGATTATAGAGATGAACAATGACAAAAGGTTGAGGAATCGAATGGGCCCTGTCAAGATGCCATACACCTTGCTCTTTCCAGACACTTCCAACTATGCTGGTGTTGGTGGACTAACTGGAAGAGGAATACCTAATAGTGTCTCAATCTAA